The following proteins come from a genomic window of Lolium rigidum isolate FL_2022 chromosome 5, APGP_CSIRO_Lrig_0.1, whole genome shotgun sequence:
- the LOC124655976 gene encoding factor of DNA methylation 1-like — translation MGKLNEKPFQDACADKLSPKHSGPKASELYTLWQEVLNSPNWNPFKSVIVDGSCQEEVIDVDDDKLKGLKMAWGEGPYNSVISALVERKEYNTDGTGGVFDVWNYKEGRKATLGECVDCIFDHVKKLKRYQVTYSCGLARVTCVAVADFGLSNSLFLIIEDGAGYMADIADALAFKLQSKICYHRDANIDYLEIKRMVDKLTEENKKFRDEKMEYLDMINMVTEEKENLQHDYDGS, via the exons ATGGGGAAGTTAAATGAGAAGCCATTCCAGGATGCTTGTGCTGACAAGCTTTCTCCTAAACATTCTGGCCCAAAAGCTTCTGAACTGTACACCCTATGGCAGGAAGTACTCAATAGCCCAAACTGGAATCCCTTCAAGTCTGTCATAGTTGATGGCAGCTGCCAG GAGGAGGTCATAGATGTTGATGATGATAAGCTGAAAGGACTGAAGATGGCATGGGGAGAAGGCCCCTACAATTCTGTCATCAGTGCATTGGTGGAGAGGAAAGAATACAACACTGATGGAACAGGTGGTGTCTTCGATGTTTGGAACTACAAGGAAGGGAGGAAGGCCACTCTTGGGGAGTGTGTTGACTGTATCTTTGACCATGTGAAGAAACTCAAGCGGTACCAAGTGACATACAG TTGTGGTCTTGCGAGAGTTACATGCGTTGCTGTCGCAGATTTTGGCTTAAGTAATAGCTTGTTTCTAATAATTGAAGAC GGTGCTGGCTATATGGCTGACATTGCTGATGCACTGGCTTTTAAGCTTCAGTCAAAGATATGCTACCATAGGGATGCCAATATTGACTACCTAGAAATCAAACGTATGGTTGATAAACTCACAGAAGAGAACAAGAAGTTCCGGGATGAAAAAATGGAATATCTGGATATGATTAATATGGTCACAGAAGAAAAGGAGAATTTGCAGCATGATTATGATGGTTCGTGA